In Cynocephalus volans isolate mCynVol1 chromosome 3, mCynVol1.pri, whole genome shotgun sequence, one DNA window encodes the following:
- the CIB2 gene encoding calcium and integrin-binding family member 2 → MGNKQTIFTEEQLDNYQDCTFFNKKDILKLHARFYELAPNLVPMDYRKSPIVHVPMSLIIQMPELRENPFKERIVEAFSEDGEGNLTFNDFVDMFSVLCESAPRELKANYAFKIYDFNTDNFICKKDLELTLARLTKSELEEDEVVLVCDKVIEEADLDGDGKLGFADFEDMIAKAPDFLSTFHIRI, encoded by the exons ATGGGGAACAAGCAGACCATCTTCACCGAAGAGCAGCTGGACAACTACCAG GACTGCACCTTCTTCAATAAGAAAGACATCCTCAA GCTCCATGCACGGTTCTACGAGCTGGCCCCCAACCTTGTCCCAATGGACTACAGGAAGAGCCCCATCGTCCACGTGCCGATGAGCCTCATCATCCAGATGCCAGAGCTCCGG GAGAATCCCTTCAAGGAAAGGATTGTGGAGGCTTTTTCTGAGGATGGCGAGGGGAACCTCACCTTCAACGACTTTGTGGACATGTTTTCTGTGCTCTGTGAGTCGGCTCCCCGAGAGCTCAAGGCAAACTACGCCTTCAAGATCTATG ACTTCAACACTGACAACTTTATCTGCAAGAAAGATCTGGAGCTGACACTGGCCCGGCTCACCAAGTCGGAGTTGGAGGAAGACGAGGTGGTGCTCGTGTGTGACAAGGTCATTGAGGAGGCTGACCTGGATGGCGATGGCAAGCTGGGCTTCGCCGACTTCGAGGACATGATCGCCAAGGCCCCTGACTTCCTCAG cACTTTCCACATCCGGATCTGA